Within the Salvia hispanica cultivar TCC Black 2014 chromosome 4, UniMelb_Shisp_WGS_1.0, whole genome shotgun sequence genome, the region GTGCTGACTTGGTACGCCAAAAACATTAATAGGCATTAATTGATGAGAATCTTCACATGGAGATCCATGAGTGTGTTTATCCAAGATTTGCTTTTCTAATTGATGGAAGAAAGAGATGGAAAAGGAATTAGAAATTGATTATACAAGCTTGAGAAaggaattttataaatatttatcttccttaaaaaagagagaaactGAGTTTCTTGTTAATTAAAGTGTAAGACTAGTTATACTTGATGAGAGAAAAACATAAGAGGGCCGAATAAAAACACTAGAATCTAGAATCAGGAGAACCCACGGGCCCGGGTATGCTATGCTACGAGCCATCCATCAAGTGAGTTGGTCCTGTGTGACCGAATCCCAGTCGATGAATAGCGTTGCATGATTTTGGGGCAATTGATCCATGCATGCGGTTTTGGCGTTCCTTCTTTTAAAGGATTTATCCTGAATTCATGCACCAAGGTGACTGCTATAAAAATCCTACTTACGTGTCTTTTTTATGCTTGCTAATTAGAGTACTCAATAATTACTCAACATAATGTTTGATGGATAAGTTTTGCTCGCTAAAGctcaattttattagtagtaatacCAATTACCAATACGTGTTAGTAATACAAAGAGTAGTATTCAAGCAAAGATAAATTTCCAAACAAATGAACTCGTTTattaaaagcaaaataaaagcaaatttTGGGTTTGGGAGTAAAACAAAAGGGAAACAAAGAAAGTAGACTTGAAAGAGAGCTAATGATTCGGCCGATGCCCACTTTTAATCCATCactaaatattgttttatcttttctgattatttactactcctaGTAGGCTAGTAGTATTAAAGATAAGTAGGAGGAGGTCACGCAACCATTGAGAGTCCGTGCTAGTTTCACCTCCACATTTCTGCAaccatttttaattacaaatggGGAACTCCCATATCGGCTTTTCTCTTCTTGTTTCAGTTTTGTTGTTGCTTCAAGGATCTTTAGTAAGAACAGATGATGGATCAGAATCATGGGGCTATGCTCAAGTCAGGCCCAGTAAGTGCTGCtcctttaatttctttttaagtaGGAGTATCAATTTTCTGCTCTGATTCTCTGTGTCACTCTATAATGAGCAGAAGCCCATATGTTTTGGTGGTATTACACAAGTCCACACAGAACTGAAGATCCCAACAAGCCTTGGCCTATCATTCTTTGGCTGCAGGGTGGACCTGTgagtttcttttttaattattctcttATACAGTATTGCTCTAATTTTGATTGCTGGTTCATCAGGGTGCTTCTGGGGTTGGGATTGGTAATTTTGAGGAGATTGGGCCTTTAGACACCTATTTGAAGCCAAGAAATTCCACATGGCTCACAAAAGCTGATCTCCTCTTTGTGGTCAGAATGACATTATCCACTTATCATGCATATTCTTCATTCTTTAAGatgtatttcattattttttttggtgtagGATAATCCAGTTGGGACAGGATACAGTTATGTGGAGGATCTGGAATTGCTGGTGAAAACTGATTATGAAGCTGCTGATGATCTAACTACACTTTTGATTGagattttcaataaaaatgagactctcCAAAAAAGCCCTCTTTATATTGTGGCTGAATCTTATGGAGGAAAATATGCTGTCACTCTTGGATTATCTGCTCTCAAAGCAATTCAAGCTGGCAAGTTAAAGCTTAAACTTGGAGGTAATTGcaagtgtaaaatttcaaaaataaaggATGGGAAtcttgaatttaaatattctttttatgcTACTTCATAGGAATTGCATTGGGGGATACCTGGATTTCACCAGAAGATTTTGTGGTGTGTCTTGTTTGTTTGATTCTTGCAACATGTAAGTGAACCCTTTATGATTGTCACATGATTATGCAGTTTTCATGGGGCCCTCTTCTAAAAGATGTCTCAAGGCTGGACAACAATGGCCTCAAGAAATCAAATAGGTCTAAAAACTTGCATCTTGATTTTTTGGTCAGAAATTTCTTGGAGTATTTtctaacaataaatatttgaaaaacaGTATTGCTGAGCAGATTAAGCAACAAATTGAGGCAGGCAAGTTTGTTGAGGCAACAGAATCATGGAGTGATCTTGAAGGTGTGATCAGTTCCAGCAGTAATTCAGTGGTAAACTAAAACATTTGATTAGAAATACCGACAATGTGGCTTTAGAACATCGACTAAGGTTCGGTGGGTGCTGTTTCGCAGGATTTCTACAACTTCTTGCTGGATTCAGGGATGGACCCTGTGTCCTTGTCAGCCTCTGAGCTATCACAACAGATCTCCATCAGGCGATACTCAAGATATCTGAATTCGTTGAGGCGGGATACTCCGGGTGGTGATGGTGATATCAATACCCTAATGAATGGTGTGATCAAGAAGAAACTCAACATACCTCAAAATGTTGAGTGAGTTGATTGTTTCTTAACATGAGTGTTGGTGTTGTTGATGATGTTAACATAAACATTGATTAGTATCAATGATGCTTTGTGGTAGATGGGGAGGCCAATCAGGTTCTGTTTTTTCAGCATTGGAAGGAGATTTCATGAAACCTAGGATTGATGAGGTACAGCCTGTTGATGATATGAGAATAGAACATTATACATATGTTGccattgtaatttttttttcattaattcagTTTTGGATGTTTTGTAGGTGGATCAGCTTCTAGCTAAAGGAGTCAATCTCACTATATATAGTGGtcaagtaatttttttgaatcttgatttattttttgtgtgagCATTTTATAGATTTTGGTATGTTGTAAactagtatgacttatttgttgtgtttttattGTAGCTTGATGTCATTTGCTCCACAAAGGGAACTGAAGCATGGGTTGAAAAGCtcaagtaataaattattttcaaatcaattgattatgtttattttttcagtAGTAATTGATAtcacattatttattaattttcaggTGGGGTGGGCTTAAAACTTTCTTAAGCATGGAGAGAACACCAATGTATtgtgagaaagagagaataacAAAGGGCTTCACCAAATCCTACAAAAATTTGCATTTCTATTGGATTCTTGGAGCTGGTCATTTTGTAAGATATTTTACTCTATTATTGCTACGAATCCTTAGGCCATGTTTGGCCATAtttggtaggggtgata harbors:
- the LOC125219343 gene encoding serine carboxypeptidase-like 51; amino-acid sequence: MGNSHIGFSLLVSVLLLLQGSLVRTDDGSESWGYAQVRPKAHMFWWYYTSPHRTEDPNKPWPIILWLQGGPGASGVGIGNFEEIGPLDTYLKPRNSTWLTKADLLFVDNPVGTGYSYVEDLELLVKTDYEAADDLTTLLIEIFNKNETLQKSPLYIVAESYGGKYAVTLGLSALKAIQAGKLKLKLGGIALGDTWISPEDFVFSWGPLLKDVSRLDNNGLKKSNSIAEQIKQQIEAGKFVEATESWSDLEGVISSSSNSVDFYNFLLDSGMDPVSLSASELSQQISIRRYSRYLNSLRRDTPGGDGDINTLMNGVIKKKLNIPQNVEWGGQSGSVFSALEGDFMKPRIDEVDQLLAKGVNLTIYSGQLDVICSTKGTEAWVEKLKWGGLKTFLSMERTPMYCEKERITKGFTKSYKNLHFYWILGAGHFVPVDQPCVALSMINSVITNSK